The following proteins are encoded in a genomic region of Streptomyces sp. SLBN-31:
- a CDS encoding MFS transporter, whose product MAITVHGDRPAGRHAAVPPGSHFRRVYAPRASDALAFSMSTYAMPLLVLTITSSASLTGLAFALEWTPRIAAFVLAGNVVDRRGAAIVCFMSSLARSVVVAASAVALTMLPRGTTETVVILVLAAVTGTLSQFGFVANEAVGAVVTRRGETRPHGTQAVLVGIDQTATVIGPLLAGFLLLSGPGWMLACLSAVSLFAAVLGLQTPPTPLRAASGEGAGKGGGLRAGLRTLLRLPALGWLVGGLTCSNLALGLLQSASPVIVVETFGRSSASVGTMWSAAAVATLLAITCCRLVLRRLDLWAVGVVSATLASAACLGLPLAPSYVSYTVLVALFMAGDGGLTVVLRTVRSLIIPSTALGATLSLTMLILLLPFPAAGILVALTPPAHLGRVLLVCAVLQAVALIVTFIRLRRAPALRLVVDGG is encoded by the coding sequence GTGGCCATCACTGTGCACGGGGACCGGCCTGCCGGTCGGCATGCCGCCGTTCCGCCCGGCAGTCACTTTCGGCGAGTCTACGCACCACGCGCGAGTGATGCGCTGGCGTTTTCCATGTCGACGTACGCGATGCCGCTTCTGGTCCTGACCATCACCAGTTCCGCCTCTTTGACGGGTCTGGCGTTCGCGTTGGAATGGACGCCGCGGATCGCGGCGTTCGTGCTGGCCGGGAATGTGGTGGACCGGCGCGGTGCGGCCATCGTGTGTTTTATGTCGTCCCTCGCCCGGTCCGTGGTGGTGGCGGCGTCCGCGGTCGCCCTGACGATGCTTCCACGGGGCACGACTGAGACGGTCGTCATCCTTGTACTGGCGGCCGTGACCGGAACCCTCTCCCAGTTCGGGTTCGTCGCCAACGAGGCCGTCGGCGCGGTTGTCACCCGGCGCGGGGAAACCCGGCCGCACGGGACACAGGCGGTCCTCGTCGGCATCGACCAGACGGCCACGGTCATCGGTCCGCTGCTCGCAGGCTTCCTGCTGTTGTCCGGCCCCGGGTGGATGCTCGCATGCCTGAGCGCGGTCTCTCTGTTCGCCGCCGTACTCGGTCTGCAGACCCCGCCGACCCCGCTGCGTGCCGCGTCCGGGGAGGGGGCGGGAAAGGGCGGCGGGCTGCGGGCGGGCCTGCGCACGTTGCTGCGCCTGCCCGCGCTGGGCTGGCTTGTGGGCGGCCTGACCTGTTCGAACCTCGCGCTCGGGCTGCTGCAGTCAGCGAGCCCGGTCATTGTCGTGGAGACCTTCGGCCGCTCCTCGGCCAGCGTCGGCACCATGTGGTCCGCCGCCGCGGTGGCGACCCTGCTGGCGATCACCTGCTGCCGTCTGGTGTTGCGCCGACTCGACCTGTGGGCGGTGGGCGTCGTGTCCGCAACGCTCGCCTCCGCGGCCTGTCTTGGCCTGCCGCTGGCGCCGTCGTACGTCTCCTACACGGTCCTGGTCGCCCTCTTCATGGCGGGCGACGGTGGGCTCACGGTCGTGTTGCGAACCGTGCGCTCGCTGATCATCCCGTCGACGGCACTCGGTGCCACGCTCTCGCTGACCATGCTGATCCTGCTGCTACCCTTCCCCGCGGCCGGCATCCTCGTCGCGCTCACCCCGCCCGCGCACCTGGGCCGCGTGCTGCTGGTCTGCGCCGTCCTCCAGGCTGTCGCTCTGATCGTCACCTTCATCAGACTCCGCCGTGCGCCGGCCCTGCGCCTGGTCGTCGACGGGGGATGA
- the mgrA gene encoding L-glyceraldehyde 3-phosphate reductase translates to MTHVAHPDRYDGTIRYRRTGRSGLHLPLLSLGYWHNFGDDRPFETQREIALRAFDLGITHHDLANNYGPPYGSAEINFGRLMKQDLAPYRDEMVISTKAGWDMWPGPYGQGGGSRKYMLASLDQSLTRMGLDHVDIFYSHRLDAGTPLEETMGALDTAVRQGKALYVGISSYDPERTRQAAAILRDLGTPLLIHQPSYSMLNRWIETDGLLDVAQEEGFGVIGFTALAQGMLTGRYLDGVPEGSRAAAGTSFDAAWLTDEMRGRLRALNDIAARRGQTLAQMALAWALRDERVTSLVIGASRTEQLEQNVAALENLEFTAEELAEIDKYATDGDVDLWRDARQGNIG, encoded by the coding sequence ATGACCCACGTCGCACATCCCGACCGCTACGACGGCACCATCCGCTACCGGCGGACCGGCCGCTCCGGTCTCCACCTCCCGCTGCTCTCTCTGGGGTACTGGCACAACTTCGGGGACGACCGTCCCTTCGAGACCCAGCGCGAGATCGCGCTGCGCGCCTTCGACCTCGGAATCACCCACCACGATCTGGCGAACAACTACGGTCCGCCCTACGGCTCGGCGGAGATCAACTTCGGCCGGCTGATGAAGCAGGACCTTGCGCCGTACCGCGACGAGATGGTGATCTCCACCAAAGCCGGCTGGGACATGTGGCCCGGGCCGTACGGTCAGGGCGGCGGCTCACGCAAGTACATGCTCGCCTCGCTCGACCAGTCCCTGACTCGCATGGGCCTGGACCATGTCGACATCTTCTACTCCCACCGCCTCGACGCCGGCACGCCGCTGGAGGAGACGATGGGCGCGCTCGACACCGCGGTGCGCCAGGGCAAGGCGCTCTACGTCGGCATCTCCTCCTACGACCCCGAGCGCACCCGTCAGGCGGCCGCCATCCTGCGGGACCTCGGCACGCCGCTGCTGATCCACCAGCCCTCGTACAGCATGCTCAACCGTTGGATCGAGACCGACGGGCTGTTGGACGTCGCCCAGGAGGAGGGCTTCGGCGTCATCGGCTTCACCGCCCTCGCCCAGGGGATGCTGACGGGCCGCTACCTCGACGGCGTCCCGGAGGGCTCGCGGGCCGCGGCCGGCACGTCCTTCGACGCGGCGTGGCTGACGGACGAGATGCGGGGCAGGCTGCGTGCGCTGAACGACATCGCCGCCCGGCGCGGGCAAACGCTGGCCCAGATGGCGCTGGCGTGGGCGCTGCGGGACGAGCGGGTCACCTCGCTGGTCATCGGCGCCTCCCGTACGGAGCAACTGGAGCAGAACGTCGCCGCGCTGGAGAACCTGGAGTTCACCGCCGAGGAACTGGCCGAGATCGACAAGTACGCCACCGACGGCGACGTCGACCTGTGGCGGGACGCCCGGCAGGGCAACATCGGCTGA
- a CDS encoding GNAT family N-acetyltransferase, with product MTGAHPIRPAQDGWTLMDLRRFAPVHAASVAGWPTSLTEVVMWCGGSEFPMPEETISGWQQGDDVEAHVLVEGERLLAYGELWFDAEEDEVELARLIVDPEVRGEGVGRELVRGLLARAVEAGFDDVFMRVHPENDRALRCYTGAGFVPVDPGLQQEWNAAQPVNYTWLRHLEGLPQ from the coding sequence ATGACCGGTGCCCATCCGATCAGACCAGCCCAGGACGGATGGACGTTAATGGACCTGCGCCGCTTTGCCCCTGTGCACGCTGCCTCCGTTGCCGGTTGGCCGACATCTTTGACGGAAGTCGTCATGTGGTGCGGGGGAAGCGAGTTCCCCATGCCGGAAGAGACGATCTCCGGGTGGCAGCAGGGCGACGATGTGGAAGCGCACGTGCTTGTCGAGGGCGAGAGACTCCTTGCCTATGGGGAGTTGTGGTTCGACGCCGAGGAAGACGAGGTCGAGCTGGCACGGCTCATCGTGGATCCCGAGGTCCGGGGCGAAGGAGTGGGCCGTGAACTCGTTCGAGGTCTGCTTGCGCGGGCTGTCGAGGCAGGCTTCGATGACGTCTTCATGCGGGTGCATCCGGAGAACGACAGGGCGCTCCGGTGCTATACGGGTGCCGGGTTCGTGCCCGTTGATCCGGGTCTTCAACAAGAGTGGAATGCTGCCCAGCCCGTCAACTACACCTGGCTCCGCCACCTCGAAGGGCTGCCTCAATGA
- a CDS encoding FG-GAP-like repeat-containing protein, with protein sequence MAQLHPRRHRPGIGSRSARRTAAALMAALTVGFPLGYTHAVAAPAVPAVSAQGLVLPAAARAVPRFTRILNAGTSGFLWAQESDDRFLWTDYATGTTTAIEQHMPAPLQYNIDDGSTLGDLSFQVGYYGDGSDTVALYSEEDDQVTLIQGAGTSGGSVVVPVPEPYSYQGTFGATVLTSTSGEGGNPEAYQLRRFVSGQVQETPVTGLPSGVGDIRVEDGDARSVILRYQTDDGTRWSIVDLTTGASSPLPDRPSPQEGWEVTGFRLSPGSVLRLRPGRGKADVLDRADLAAPPRTLETSSLSYEATYGVVGSALLGVEPMAPGDNKYRGQPLVALASDGSDTASTTVMDPAAHQLVQAPDGSVLVAGAAHPVEQGDLDWGVYRVAQGADGSVTRSRLTAVQPMPAQIHGLSLGSGILSTADNSTLYEPGTVLGAYRSTWLTTSGTPSPTRSTVDGLVSGWDGPCDQIMPRCIRMFADGAGHHGRREATESGLTMLRSNGVAGWGPTLDTGDDSPRLADLSGRYAVVNGASSGQQYIGEFAAAGAGKVLIKRDRVAAAVWGNTLWSGAAGGGKVTATRLPAGTAAESFTTRNGCTPSGLQAVDRFVYWVCEDASGDVHGAGLYDRATKRTSTAPDGRVLLGDGYLVERVSGTQSASGLTLIDLHNGLPASGSHTDLPSRKLADWTDIGPKNTEAGTSWTVDRFGGGVAYADRDQRVHVVPAGVPTSPLTAVDAMVVAGSANWSGSWWLSKPAADWKVTIRQKASGTAVRTLSGAEARGLLTVDWDGKDSAGRPVTNGTYTWTLTAKAADGQGAALTLSADVKVTAGAAAPRDYVGSDGVGDVLTLSSSGTVTIHRGTGTGTLGGTVSGSGWPATAQFVPFGDLDGDHCNDVLVRTGGALRAYRPACGKAATPTTPYTSLGTSGWNAYDVLTSPGDVNGDGRPDLIGRQSSTADVYLFKGLANGKLSSRAKIASHWTGYKKILGGGDLNGDGRGDLLVQDKSNVLWRYEANTTSTGGFKARVKVFSDWGSSYNAVIGVGDITGDGRADLVARDTTGTVWRYNGNGRGSFGSRTKITTGWKDYKAVI encoded by the coding sequence GTGGCCCAGCTCCACCCTCGTCGGCACAGACCCGGCATCGGCTCACGCTCGGCACGACGGACCGCAGCCGCCCTCATGGCGGCGCTGACCGTCGGCTTCCCGCTCGGGTACACGCACGCTGTGGCGGCGCCGGCCGTGCCCGCAGTCTCCGCCCAGGGCCTGGTCCTGCCGGCCGCCGCGCGGGCAGTTCCCCGGTTCACCCGGATTCTCAACGCCGGGACCAGCGGATTCCTGTGGGCTCAGGAGAGCGACGACCGGTTCCTGTGGACGGACTACGCCACCGGTACCACCACAGCGATCGAACAGCACATGCCGGCCCCGCTCCAGTACAACATCGACGACGGCTCGACCCTGGGGGACCTCTCCTTCCAAGTCGGCTACTACGGAGACGGATCGGACACTGTCGCCCTCTACTCGGAGGAGGACGATCAGGTCACGCTGATCCAGGGCGCCGGCACCTCGGGCGGCAGCGTCGTCGTCCCCGTGCCCGAGCCCTACTCGTACCAGGGCACTTTCGGCGCCACCGTCCTCACCAGCACGAGCGGCGAAGGCGGCAACCCGGAGGCCTATCAGCTCCGGCGCTTCGTAAGCGGCCAGGTCCAGGAGACGCCGGTGACGGGGCTTCCCTCCGGCGTCGGCGACATCCGCGTCGAGGACGGTGACGCTCGGTCGGTCATCCTGCGCTACCAGACGGACGACGGTACGCGCTGGAGCATCGTCGACCTCACCACGGGCGCATCCAGCCCCCTGCCCGACCGCCCCAGCCCCCAGGAGGGCTGGGAGGTGACCGGCTTCAGGCTGAGCCCCGGCTCGGTGCTGCGGCTGCGCCCGGGACGCGGCAAGGCGGACGTGCTCGACCGCGCCGACCTGGCCGCGCCGCCCCGAACCCTGGAAACGAGCTCACTGTCGTACGAGGCCACCTACGGCGTCGTCGGCTCGGCACTGCTGGGTGTCGAGCCGATGGCGCCGGGCGACAACAAGTACCGGGGCCAGCCCCTGGTCGCCCTCGCCTCCGACGGGTCGGACACCGCCTCGACCACCGTCATGGATCCGGCCGCCCACCAGCTCGTGCAAGCGCCGGACGGTTCCGTCCTGGTGGCGGGTGCCGCGCACCCCGTCGAGCAGGGGGACCTCGACTGGGGCGTGTACCGGGTCGCGCAGGGCGCCGACGGGTCGGTCACCCGCAGCCGCCTGACCGCCGTGCAGCCGATGCCCGCGCAGATCCACGGCCTCTCCCTGGGCAGCGGCATCCTCAGCACGGCTGACAACAGCACGCTCTACGAGCCCGGCACCGTCCTCGGCGCCTACCGCAGCACCTGGCTCACCACGAGCGGCACCCCGAGCCCCACCCGTAGCACCGTGGACGGCCTGGTCAGCGGCTGGGACGGCCCCTGCGACCAGATCATGCCCCGCTGCATCCGCATGTTCGCCGACGGCGCCGGCCACCACGGCCGCCGCGAGGCCACCGAGTCCGGCCTGACCATGCTCCGCTCCAACGGCGTGGCCGGCTGGGGTCCGACCCTCGACACCGGCGACGACTCCCCGCGGCTCGCGGACCTCTCCGGGCGGTACGCCGTCGTCAACGGCGCCTCCTCCGGCCAGCAGTACATCGGCGAGTTCGCCGCCGCAGGAGCGGGCAAGGTCCTGATCAAGCGCGACCGCGTCGCCGCCGCCGTGTGGGGGAACACCCTGTGGAGCGGCGCGGCCGGCGGAGGCAAGGTCACCGCCACTCGCCTGCCTGCGGGGACCGCAGCGGAGTCCTTCACCACCCGCAACGGCTGCACTCCCTCCGGCCTCCAGGCCGTGGACCGCTTCGTGTACTGGGTCTGCGAGGACGCCTCGGGGGACGTGCACGGCGCGGGCCTGTACGACCGCGCCACCAAGCGCACCTCCACCGCCCCGGACGGCAGGGTCCTGCTCGGTGACGGATACCTGGTCGAGCGCGTTTCCGGCACTCAGTCGGCCAGCGGGCTGACACTGATCGACCTGCACAACGGACTGCCCGCCTCCGGCAGTCACACCGACCTGCCGAGCCGCAAACTCGCCGACTGGACCGACATCGGCCCGAAGAACACCGAGGCCGGAACCAGTTGGACCGTGGACCGCTTCGGCGGCGGCGTCGCCTACGCCGACCGCGACCAGCGCGTGCACGTCGTACCGGCCGGTGTTCCCACGTCCCCGCTCACGGCCGTCGACGCCATGGTCGTCGCAGGATCCGCGAACTGGTCCGGCTCCTGGTGGCTGTCAAAGCCCGCGGCGGACTGGAAGGTGACGATCCGCCAGAAGGCGTCCGGCACCGCCGTTCGCACGCTGTCCGGTGCCGAGGCCCGTGGTCTGCTGACGGTTGACTGGGACGGCAAGGACAGCGCCGGCCGCCCGGTCACCAACGGCACCTATACCTGGACCCTCACCGCCAAGGCCGCCGACGGCCAGGGCGCTGCGCTCACCCTTTCCGCAGACGTCAAGGTGACGGCCGGGGCGGCGGCACCGCGCGACTACGTCGGCAGCGACGGAGTCGGTGACGTCCTCACCCTCAGCTCCTCCGGCACCGTCACCATCCACCGCGGCACCGGTACGGGCACGCTGGGCGGCACGGTTTCCGGATCCGGGTGGCCGGCCACCGCCCAGTTCGTGCCGTTCGGCGACCTCGACGGCGACCACTGCAACGACGTGCTGGTCCGTACCGGCGGCGCCCTGCGGGCCTACCGCCCGGCCTGTGGCAAAGCCGCGACGCCCACCACGCCATACACGTCACTCGGCACCTCGGGCTGGAATGCGTACGACGTTCTGACCTCCCCCGGCGACGTCAACGGCGACGGCCGTCCCGACCTGATCGGCCGCCAGTCCTCGACCGCAGACGTCTACCTCTTCAAGGGTCTGGCCAACGGGAAGCTCTCATCCCGCGCGAAGATCGCCTCCCACTGGACCGGATACAAGAAGATCCTCGGCGGCGGTGACCTCAATGGCGACGGCCGCGGTGACCTCCTCGTCCAGGACAAGTCGAACGTGCTGTGGCGGTATGAGGCGAACACCACGAGCACGGGCGGCTTCAAGGCCCGGGTCAAGGTGTTCAGCGACTGGGGTTCCTCCTACAACGCGGTCATCGGCGTCGGCGACATCACCGGCGACGGCCGCGCGGACCTCGTGGCCCGGGACACCACCGGCACCGTATGGCGCTACAACGGCAACGGCAGGGGCTCCTTCGGCAGCCGCACAAAGATCACCACGGGCTGGAAGGACTACAAGGCCGTCATCTGA
- a CDS encoding helix-turn-helix domain-containing protein produces the protein MAVDDVEGTIAAMGPRLRAAREHHGATLAAVSCATGISTSTLSRIETGRRQPTLEVLLQLSKEYGVGLDELTGTAPAPAPAAKPRAAAPLSFGDDKAVLPLTRYVGGLHAHKHVLPALEDPPARPRQVSHDGYEWLCVLYGRLWLALGDHDLILRAGDTAEFDTRTLHGVTNASPGGPVEYLIMFGPQGERLRPRTPPAADRGTRQSHRAPTGGDEEP, from the coding sequence ATGGCAGTCGATGACGTGGAAGGCACGATCGCCGCAATGGGGCCCCGGTTGCGGGCCGCGCGCGAGCACCACGGCGCGACGCTCGCCGCTGTCAGCTGTGCGACCGGCATCTCGACCAGTACGCTGTCCCGGATCGAGACCGGTCGTCGCCAGCCCACCCTGGAGGTGCTGCTTCAGCTTTCGAAGGAGTACGGCGTCGGCCTGGACGAACTGACCGGCACAGCGCCCGCACCCGCCCCCGCGGCCAAGCCGCGCGCCGCGGCGCCGCTGAGCTTCGGCGATGACAAGGCAGTGCTGCCGTTGACCCGTTACGTCGGCGGCCTGCACGCCCACAAGCACGTCCTGCCCGCCCTCGAAGATCCGCCGGCGCGCCCCCGTCAGGTCTCCCATGACGGCTACGAGTGGCTGTGCGTCCTGTACGGGAGACTGTGGCTCGCCCTCGGCGACCACGACCTCATCCTGAGGGCCGGGGACACCGCCGAGTTCGACACCCGTACCCTGCACGGCGTCACGAACGCCAGTCCCGGCGGCCCGGTCGAGTACCTGATCATGTTCGGCCCGCAGGGCGAGCGCCTACGCCCGCGCACCCCTCCCGCCGCCGACCGCGGAACTCGCCAGTCCCACCGCGCCCCAACCGGCGGAGACGAAGAGCCATAG
- a CDS encoding alpha/beta fold hydrolase, whose protein sequence is MPSEPSAEPRHRTVEGPAGRVHLVEQGAGPLVLLVHGFPESWYSWRRQLPALAATGHRAVAIDVRGYGRSSKPEATEAYRMLDLVEDNVAVVRALGEESAVVVGHDWGSNIAATSALLHPEVFRAVGLLSVPYAPPGGPRPTDIFGQVGGPGQEFYVSYFQEPGRAEAEVEPDVRGWLAGFYAALSADTMPAQDEPDPHFVARGGRLRDRFPTGVLPAWLSEDDLDVYAGEFERTGITGALNRYRNMDRDWEDLTPYRGAPIKQPSLFIGGALDASTTWMSDAIDAYPTTLPGLSGSHLLDGCGHWIQQERPEEVNRLLTDWLATLQV, encoded by the coding sequence ATGCCGTCCGAGCCGAGTGCTGAGCCGCGCCACCGCACCGTCGAGGGCCCGGCCGGGCGCGTGCACCTGGTCGAGCAGGGTGCCGGCCCGCTGGTCCTCCTCGTGCACGGCTTCCCGGAGTCCTGGTACTCCTGGCGCCGCCAACTCCCGGCCCTTGCCGCGACCGGCCATCGGGCGGTGGCGATCGACGTGCGCGGCTACGGCCGCTCGTCCAAACCGGAGGCGACGGAGGCCTACCGGATGCTCGACCTGGTCGAGGACAACGTCGCCGTGGTGCGCGCCCTGGGTGAGGAGAGCGCGGTGGTCGTCGGCCACGACTGGGGCTCCAACATCGCCGCCACCTCGGCCCTGCTCCACCCCGAGGTCTTCCGCGCCGTCGGCCTGCTGAGCGTCCCCTACGCGCCTCCAGGCGGCCCCCGCCCCACCGACATCTTCGGCCAGGTCGGCGGCCCAGGGCAGGAGTTCTACGTCTCCTACTTCCAAGAGCCCGGCCGCGCCGAGGCGGAGGTCGAGCCCGACGTCCGGGGTTGGCTCGCGGGCTTCTACGCAGCCCTGTCCGCCGACACCATGCCCGCCCAGGACGAGCCCGACCCGCACTTCGTCGCCCGCGGCGGCCGGTTGCGCGACCGCTTTCCCACGGGGGTCCTCCCGGCCTGGTTGAGCGAGGACGACCTCGACGTCTACGCCGGGGAGTTCGAGCGGACGGGGATCACCGGTGCTCTCAACCGGTACCGCAACATGGACCGGGACTGGGAGGACCTTACCCCGTATCGCGGAGCCCCGATCAAGCAGCCGTCCCTGTTCATCGGCGGCGCCCTGGACGCCTCCACCACCTGGATGTCCGATGCCATCGACGCCTACCCCACCACCCTCCCCGGCCTGTCAGGCTCACACCTCTTGGACGGCTGCGGCCACTGGATCCAGCAAGAGCGCCCCGAGGAGGTCAATCGCCTGCTGACCGACTGGCTCGCCACGCTTCAGGTCTGA
- a CDS encoding PIG-L family deacetylase: MLSRPLTLMAVHAHPDDEATGTGGVLARYAAEGIRTVLVTCTDGSCGDGPGGVKPGDPDHDPAAVALMRRRELEASCEVLKISDLEMFDYADSGMAGWPSNDAPGSFWQTPVAEGAARLAERMRHYRPDVVVTYDENGFYGHPDHIQAHRITMAALEMSGLTPKVYWTTMPRSMMQRFGEIMREFSDEMPEPDPAEAAALAEIGLPDDEITTWVDTTAFSGQKFDALAAHASQGENIFFLKMGKERFGELMGVETFVRVQDATGAATPEDDLFAGLR, encoded by the coding sequence ATGCTCAGTCGGCCTTTGACGCTGATGGCAGTACATGCCCACCCCGACGATGAGGCCACGGGAACCGGAGGGGTCTTGGCGCGGTACGCGGCGGAAGGCATCCGCACGGTTCTTGTGACGTGTACGGACGGCAGTTGCGGTGATGGACCGGGGGGTGTCAAGCCGGGCGATCCCGACCACGACCCGGCCGCGGTCGCCTTGATGCGCCGTCGGGAACTCGAAGCGAGCTGTGAGGTCCTGAAGATCAGCGATCTGGAGATGTTCGACTACGCCGACTCCGGGATGGCGGGGTGGCCGAGCAACGACGCTCCTGGGTCCTTCTGGCAGACCCCCGTGGCTGAGGGTGCGGCCCGACTTGCGGAACGTATGCGGCACTACCGACCTGACGTGGTCGTCACCTATGACGAGAACGGCTTTTATGGCCACCCCGACCACATTCAGGCCCACCGCATCACGATGGCGGCGCTGGAGATGTCCGGTCTGACGCCGAAGGTGTACTGGACCACCATGCCTCGCTCGATGATGCAGCGGTTCGGCGAGATCATGCGCGAGTTCAGTGACGAGATGCCGGAGCCGGATCCGGCGGAGGCTGCCGCGCTGGCGGAAATCGGTCTTCCCGACGATGAGATCACCACGTGGGTGGACACCACCGCCTTCAGCGGTCAGAAGTTCGACGCTCTGGCCGCGCACGCCAGTCAGGGCGAGAACATCTTCTTCCTCAAGATGGGCAAGGAGAGGTTCGGTGAGCTGATGGGCGTGGAGACTTTCGTTCGTGTCCAGGACGCCACCGGTGCGGCCACACCCGAGGACGATCTGTTCGCCGGCCTGCGCTGA
- a CDS encoding CdaR family transcriptional regulator: MSRVTERASELALDETTVTALRAALKTTADEVVQAIIDEVPPYANALSGHMGATIRRAVRTALGHYLDLASGNATGGDGGDAAYELGRGEVRDGRSMDALLSAYRVGARVAWRCLAAGAVPAGLPAAEVAKFAELTFAYIDELSAASAAGHADELAARGREHERHLEHLARDLLAGASPDVLLVSAQRAGWQPPLSLTAVLLPAAQARPAYRTLDPGTLVLDDLPDATGVLLVPDADRSHLLRQLTDRTAVVGPARPWTRASASYARAVRARSLSCDIRDTEDHLPELVLSADADAFADLRARALAPLQAVPAATARRLEETLRAWLLHQGRRDEVAAALFVHPQTVRYRMTQLRELFPDLASPHRVLELTLALGLPVN, encoded by the coding sequence GTGAGCCGTGTAACCGAGAGGGCCAGCGAACTGGCCTTGGATGAGACGACGGTCACCGCACTTCGGGCCGCGCTGAAGACCACCGCCGACGAGGTCGTCCAGGCGATCATCGACGAGGTCCCGCCCTATGCCAATGCCCTGTCGGGCCACATGGGCGCCACGATCCGCCGAGCCGTCCGCACCGCCCTGGGGCACTACCTGGACCTCGCGAGCGGGAACGCCACGGGCGGCGACGGCGGTGACGCGGCCTACGAGCTGGGCCGCGGCGAAGTGCGTGACGGCCGTTCGATGGACGCCCTGCTCAGCGCCTACCGCGTCGGGGCCCGCGTGGCCTGGCGGTGCCTGGCAGCGGGTGCCGTACCCGCGGGCCTGCCCGCCGCCGAGGTCGCCAAGTTCGCCGAGCTGACCTTCGCCTACATCGACGAGCTCTCCGCCGCGAGCGCCGCGGGCCACGCCGACGAACTGGCTGCCCGGGGCAGGGAGCACGAGCGCCACCTCGAACACCTGGCCCGCGACCTCCTCGCCGGCGCCAGCCCGGACGTGCTGCTCGTCTCTGCTCAACGGGCCGGGTGGCAGCCTCCCCTCTCGCTGACCGCGGTCCTGCTGCCCGCCGCCCAGGCCCGGCCCGCCTACCGCACGCTCGACCCGGGCACCCTCGTCCTCGACGATCTGCCGGACGCCACCGGTGTGCTGCTCGTCCCCGACGCCGACCGATCGCATCTCCTGCGGCAGCTGACCGACCGTACCGCCGTCGTCGGCCCGGCCCGGCCGTGGACGCGTGCGTCCGCCTCGTACGCCCGAGCGGTACGTGCGCGCTCCCTCTCCTGCGACATCCGCGACACCGAGGACCACCTGCCCGAGCTGGTGCTGAGCGCCGACGCGGACGCGTTCGCAGACCTGCGTGCCCGAGCCCTGGCACCCCTGCAGGCCGTGCCTGCCGCCACCGCACGACGGCTGGAGGAGACGCTGCGGGCGTGGCTGCTGCACCAGGGCAGGCGGGACGAGGTGGCGGCGGCGTTGTTCGTCCATCCCCAGACGGTCCGGTACCGGATGACGCAGCTACGGGAGCTGTTTCCGGATCTCGCATCGCCACACCGGGTCCTCGAACTGACACTGGCGCTCGGTCTTCCGGTCAACTGA
- a CDS encoding ferredoxin reductase has translation MTSTALRSRAWKLLEMVTTPLLPSDYLDLVSPLRAGADLRGRIEAVHPETGDAATIVIRPGRGWRAHTAGQYMRIGVDVDGVRLWRAYSITSPTNRPDGRVTITVKAIPDGKVSNHLVRRAKPGTLIQLDQATGDFVLPRAKPAKVLYLTAGSGITPVMGMLRDTEFDDVVMVHCAPRPQDVIFRDELHGLVADKKLRLTEVHTDTDGMLDIARLDELVPDWTARETWACGPTGLLDAAEKHWSDHGVPERLHTERFRPSIVVAGDGGEVTFSATGKTVDADGATPLLDVGEEAGVLMPSGCRMGICFGCVSPLKAGAVRDLRTGEITEAEPGVLIQTCVSAAAGPCDIER, from the coding sequence ATGACGAGTACAGCCCTGCGCAGCAGGGCGTGGAAACTGCTGGAGATGGTCACGACGCCGCTGCTGCCGTCGGACTACCTCGACCTGGTCAGCCCGCTGCGTGCGGGCGCCGACCTGCGAGGGCGCATCGAGGCCGTGCACCCCGAGACGGGTGACGCCGCGACCATCGTGATCAGACCTGGACGGGGCTGGCGCGCTCACACGGCCGGTCAGTACATGCGGATCGGGGTCGACGTCGACGGGGTGCGCCTGTGGCGTGCCTACTCCATCACCTCGCCGACGAACCGCCCGGACGGCCGCGTCACGATCACCGTGAAGGCGATCCCTGACGGCAAGGTCAGCAACCACCTGGTCCGCAGGGCGAAACCGGGCACACTGATCCAGCTCGACCAGGCGACCGGTGACTTCGTCCTTCCGCGGGCCAAGCCCGCCAAGGTGCTCTACCTGACCGCCGGCAGTGGCATCACACCCGTGATGGGCATGCTGCGCGACACCGAGTTCGACGACGTCGTCATGGTCCACTGCGCCCCACGGCCACAGGACGTGATCTTCCGCGACGAGCTGCACGGCCTGGTCGCGGACAAGAAGCTGCGGCTCACCGAGGTGCACACCGACACGGACGGCATGCTCGACATCGCCCGGCTCGACGAACTCGTGCCCGACTGGACCGCGCGTGAGACCTGGGCCTGCGGGCCCACGGGCCTGCTTGACGCGGCCGAAAAGCACTGGAGCGACCACGGCGTACCAGAGCGCCTGCACACCGAACGTTTCCGCCCCAGCATCGTCGTCGCCGGCGACGGCGGCGAGGTCACCTTCAGCGCCACCGGCAAGACCGTCGACGCGGACGGCGCCACGCCGTTGCTGGACGTCGGCGAGGAAGCGGGCGTGCTCATGCCCTCCGGGTGCCGTATGGGCATCTGCTTCGGCTGCGTCTCGCCGCTCAAGGCGGGCGCCGTCCGCGACCTGCGCACCGGCGAGATCACCGAGGCCGAGCCGGGCGTCCTCATCCAGACCTGCGTGTCCGCCGCCGCGGGCCCCTGCGACATCGAACGGTAG